Proteins co-encoded in one Halorussus vallis genomic window:
- a CDS encoding TMEM165/GDT1 family protein, translating into MTAAVPSPVPLAAGLDSVVERYDAYGPLVAAFLANTLATFGDKGQLVVVTLASRYDAEKVFVGAMGAFVAWSAIEVTVGQMVVSAVSDTAMTLATGGLFVAFGLWTLWTAVGRFRRRVGDPDGPLLTGGGVDVGLTGRLLPDVVLDRVGTHGGVLTSFVFIAFAEFGDKTQLLTITLAGTFPDRPLSVFVGVVAALGLRTGVDAVIGEKFERWIPTRWLELVAAVVFVTFGLVVLGVVPTTLLLGLLAGLLALGAARAVRSLR; encoded by the coding sequence GTGACCGCGGCGGTACCGTCGCCGGTACCGCTCGCGGCCGGACTCGACTCGGTGGTCGAACGCTACGACGCCTACGGCCCGCTGGTCGCGGCGTTCCTCGCCAACACGCTGGCGACGTTCGGCGACAAGGGCCAACTCGTCGTGGTGACCCTCGCCTCGCGCTACGACGCCGAGAAGGTGTTCGTCGGCGCGATGGGCGCGTTCGTCGCCTGGAGCGCGATCGAGGTGACCGTCGGCCAGATGGTCGTGAGCGCCGTCTCCGACACGGCGATGACGCTGGCGACCGGCGGACTGTTCGTCGCGTTCGGCCTCTGGACGCTGTGGACCGCGGTCGGCCGCTTCCGCCGGCGCGTCGGCGACCCCGACGGACCGCTCCTGACCGGCGGCGGCGTCGACGTGGGGCTGACGGGGCGACTCCTGCCCGACGTGGTCCTCGACCGCGTGGGGACCCACGGCGGCGTCCTGACGAGTTTCGTCTTCATCGCGTTCGCCGAGTTCGGCGACAAGACCCAACTGCTGACCATCACGCTCGCCGGGACGTTCCCCGACCGGCCGCTGTCGGTGTTCGTCGGCGTGGTGGCCGCGCTCGGCCTCCGGACCGGCGTCGACGCCGTCATCGGCGAGAAGTTCGAGCGCTGGATTCCGACCCGGTGGCTGGAACTGGTCGCGGCGGTCGTCTTCGTGACGTTCGGCCTGGTCGTCCTCGGCGTCGTCCCGACGACCCTCCTGCTCGGCCTGCTCGCCGGCCTCCTCGCGCTCGGTGCGGCGCGGGCGGTCCGGTCACTGCGGTAG
- a CDS encoding HD domain-containing protein produces MGVEIKESPVTESELDEMKEFVYEYLSASVENEDGGGRMRWYPWHSAEYRFNHILNVVDLAQTIAEAEGANVDVTRVAALFHDIAKLDADQEVHAEEGARIARKYLETHGDFPESFIDEVAKAVENHSYQGDLDNLSLETRCLIEADLLDKVGANGTALMLLRMGYEARTHMDSAEMVERVLERGKDAADRVRSDTAESIAHRRLKRVKWFREWLEMEVPEMDSEKTSSPRGHRRP; encoded by the coding sequence GTGGGCGTCGAGATTAAAGAATCGCCCGTCACCGAGTCGGAACTCGATGAGATGAAGGAGTTCGTCTACGAGTATCTCTCGGCCAGCGTCGAGAACGAGGACGGCGGGGGTCGGATGCGGTGGTACCCCTGGCACTCGGCGGAGTACCGCTTCAACCACATCCTCAACGTGGTCGACCTTGCCCAAACCATCGCCGAGGCCGAGGGCGCGAACGTCGACGTGACGCGGGTCGCCGCGCTGTTCCACGACATCGCGAAACTCGACGCCGACCAGGAGGTCCACGCCGAGGAGGGCGCGCGCATCGCCCGGAAGTACCTCGAAACCCACGGCGACTTCCCCGAGTCGTTCATCGACGAGGTCGCCAAGGCCGTCGAGAACCACTCCTACCAGGGCGACCTCGACAACCTCTCGCTGGAGACTCGGTGTCTCATCGAGGCCGACCTGCTCGACAAGGTGGGCGCGAACGGGACGGCGCTGATGCTGCTGCGGATGGGCTACGAGGCTCGCACCCACATGGACTCGGCGGAGATGGTCGAGCGCGTGCTCGAACGCGGCAAGGACGCCGCCGACCGCGTCCGGAGCGACACCGCCGAGAGCATCGCCCACCGCCGGCTCAAGCGCGTGAAGTGGTTCCGGGAGTGGCTGGAGATGGAGGTGCCGGAGATGGACAGCGAGAAGACGTCGTCGCCGCGCGGCCACCGGCGGCCGTAG
- a CDS encoding TMEM165/GDT1 family protein, with the protein MAAQTMTTPLVAQNVGSLVQRYAVYGPLVAAFVANLVGTFGDKGQVAVVTLASEKSWAGVFAGAMAAFAAWSALEVALGGWLVAAIPRSLLTVATAGLFAAFGAWTLWNAVERFRESEDGGADEASSSLLDRFDDRRGAVAGFALVAVAEFGDKTQLLTIALAAAFPDRPLSVFVGVMAAIALRTGVDAVVGEALGNRLPLRWVELAAGVAFVGLAALAVRAPL; encoded by the coding sequence ATGGCCGCCCAGACGATGACGACGCCGCTGGTCGCACAGAACGTCGGTTCGCTCGTCCAACGGTACGCCGTCTACGGCCCGCTGGTCGCGGCGTTCGTCGCCAACCTCGTCGGTACGTTCGGCGACAAGGGGCAGGTCGCCGTCGTGACTCTGGCCTCCGAGAAGTCCTGGGCTGGCGTGTTCGCCGGCGCGATGGCCGCGTTCGCCGCCTGGAGCGCGCTCGAAGTGGCGCTCGGCGGCTGGCTCGTCGCCGCGATTCCCCGGAGCCTGCTGACCGTCGCGACCGCGGGTCTGTTCGCCGCCTTCGGCGCGTGGACGCTGTGGAACGCAGTCGAGCGATTTCGCGAGAGCGAGGACGGCGGCGCCGACGAGGCGTCCTCGTCGCTCCTCGACCGGTTCGACGACCGCCGCGGCGCCGTGGCGGGGTTCGCCCTCGTCGCGGTCGCGGAGTTCGGCGACAAGACCCAATTGCTGACCATCGCGCTCGCGGCGGCGTTTCCCGACCGACCGCTGTCGGTGTTCGTCGGCGTGATGGCCGCGATCGCCCTCCGAACAGGCGTCGACGCCGTCGTCGGCGAGGCCCTCGGCAACCGCCTGCCGCTCCGCTGGGTCGAACTGGCCGCGGGCGTCGCGTTCGTGGGGTTGGCCGCGCTCGCCGTGCGCGCACCGCTGTAA
- a CDS encoding LysE family translocator produces MIDAAASALAGIALGLSLAAPPGPMNAVIAEESVLRGWSAGFRAGLGAMTADACFFVLALLGVVAVVQEMPTLRAALFGVGGLLMLYFAYGAATDASAAFTADEDDASADEDSKGFRKAFALALTNPYQILWWLTAGVGLLDPGTLALDALGLTVRTGGPVILVAFFAGIGLWITGFPAALTAAGRRVDAFAPVVAVLSAAVLALAGLSFLSRSVSLLG; encoded by the coding sequence ATGATAGACGCCGCCGCGTCGGCGCTGGCCGGCATCGCGCTGGGACTGTCGCTGGCGGCCCCGCCGGGCCCGATGAACGCCGTCATCGCCGAGGAGAGCGTGCTCCGGGGCTGGAGCGCGGGCTTCCGGGCGGGACTCGGGGCGATGACCGCCGACGCCTGCTTCTTCGTGCTGGCGCTGTTGGGCGTCGTCGCGGTGGTCCAGGAGATGCCGACGCTCCGTGCGGCGCTGTTCGGCGTCGGCGGCCTGCTGATGCTCTACTTCGCCTACGGCGCGGCCACCGACGCAAGTGCGGCGTTCACCGCAGACGAGGACGACGCCAGCGCCGACGAGGACTCGAAGGGCTTCCGGAAGGCGTTCGCGCTCGCGCTGACCAACCCCTACCAGATTCTGTGGTGGCTCACCGCCGGCGTCGGACTGCTCGACCCCGGGACGCTCGCGCTCGACGCGCTGGGGCTCACGGTCCGTACCGGCGGGCCGGTCATCCTCGTGGCGTTCTTCGCCGGCATCGGACTCTGGATCACGGGTTTTCCGGCGGCGCTGACCGCGGCCGGCCGCCGAGTCGACGCCTTTGCGCCGGTCGTCGCGGTGCTGAGCGCGGCGGTGCTGGCGCTGGCCGGACTCTCCTTCCTCTCGCGGTCGGTGTCGCTTTTGGGGTGA
- a CDS encoding metal-dependent transcriptional regulator, translated as MLSDVMEDYLKAIYALQREGESPVSTSAIAEYLDVTPPTVTSMVEKLADRGLVEREKYKGVELTAEGETVALEVLRHHRLLESYLTEHLDYSWSEVHEEADTLEHHISEEFERRVAEALGDPEVDPHGDPIPGADLTPPEETGVTPLSDHEPGDRLVVARVSDRDEEELRYLADAGIAPGTELEVVDVAPFGMVTVSLVDDDAEQSLPENVARSIRVRSAEEVRA; from the coding sequence ATGTTGAGCGACGTGATGGAGGACTACCTCAAGGCTATCTACGCGCTCCAGCGGGAGGGAGAGAGCCCCGTCTCGACCTCCGCCATCGCGGAGTACCTTGACGTGACGCCGCCCACGGTGACGAGCATGGTCGAGAAACTCGCCGACCGCGGACTGGTCGAGCGCGAGAAGTACAAGGGAGTCGAACTCACCGCCGAGGGCGAAACCGTCGCGCTCGAAGTGCTGCGCCACCACCGCCTGCTGGAGTCGTACCTCACCGAGCACCTCGACTACTCGTGGAGCGAGGTCCACGAGGAGGCCGACACGCTCGAACACCACATCAGCGAGGAGTTCGAGCGCCGGGTCGCCGAGGCGCTGGGCGACCCCGAGGTCGACCCCCACGGCGACCCCATCCCGGGCGCCGACCTCACGCCGCCCGAGGAAACCGGCGTGACGCCGCTGTCGGACCACGAGCCGGGCGACCGCCTCGTCGTCGCCCGCGTCAGCGACCGCGACGAGGAGGAACTGCGCTACCTCGCCGACGCCGGCATCGCGCCGGGCACAGAACTCGAAGTCGTCGACGTGGCGCCGTTCGGCATGGTGACCGTCTCGCTGGTCGACGACGACGCCGAGCAGAGCCTCCCCGAGAACGTCGCCCGGTCGATCCGGGTCCGCAGCGCCGAGGAGGTCCGGGCGTGA
- a CDS encoding threonine synthase: protein METTEAFVGLTCVDCGEQFDAAEATHRCPDCGGILDPTYDYDEIDLSREDLESRRFDTMWRYEELLPFPRESAVTMDEGATPLVECPRLADELGVGRVLLKDEGRNPTGTFKDRGQTAAVTAAVQHGATDVALNSAGNAGQAAAAYAARAGLDSHVFLPSRAGFTNKAMVNVHGGDMTVVEGRIGDAGAAYEDAMAEHDDWYSVKTFVTPYRHEGKKTMLYEVVEQNDWEVPDAVVYPTGGGVGLVGMHKGATELRDLGLIDEVPSMYAAQSAGCAPIVEAFEEGKDAHETWDVPDTICGGIEIPDPGASPWILDALRESDGGAVATPDEDILDSAVAVATNEGIEMGATAAAAASGAWELARRGEFGEDDTVVLLNTGAGNKDDDVLRSHLMGKGI from the coding sequence ATGGAGACTACCGAGGCGTTCGTCGGCCTGACGTGCGTCGACTGCGGCGAGCAGTTCGACGCCGCGGAGGCAACCCATCGCTGTCCCGACTGCGGAGGCATCCTGGACCCGACCTACGACTACGACGAGATCGACCTCTCGCGCGAGGACCTCGAATCGCGGCGCTTCGACACGATGTGGCGCTACGAGGAACTGCTGCCGTTCCCCCGCGAATCGGCGGTCACGATGGACGAGGGCGCGACCCCGCTCGTGGAGTGTCCGCGCCTCGCCGACGAACTCGGCGTCGGCCGCGTGCTGCTGAAAGACGAGGGGCGCAACCCGACGGGGACGTTCAAGGACCGCGGCCAGACCGCCGCCGTGACGGCGGCGGTCCAGCACGGCGCGACCGACGTGGCGCTCAACTCCGCGGGCAACGCCGGCCAGGCCGCGGCGGCGTACGCCGCGCGCGCCGGTCTCGACTCGCACGTCTTCCTCCCTTCGCGGGCTGGGTTCACCAACAAGGCGATGGTGAACGTCCACGGCGGCGACATGACGGTCGTCGAGGGCCGTATCGGCGACGCCGGCGCGGCCTACGAGGACGCGATGGCCGAGCACGACGACTGGTACTCGGTCAAGACGTTCGTCACGCCCTACCGCCACGAGGGCAAGAAGACGATGCTGTACGAGGTCGTCGAGCAGAACGACTGGGAGGTGCCCGACGCGGTGGTCTACCCGACCGGCGGCGGGGTCGGCCTCGTCGGGATGCACAAGGGCGCGACGGAACTCCGGGACCTCGGGCTGATCGACGAGGTGCCGTCGATGTACGCGGCCCAGTCGGCTGGCTGTGCGCCCATCGTCGAAGCGTTCGAGGAGGGAAAGGACGCCCACGAGACGTGGGACGTGCCGGACACCATCTGCGGCGGCATCGAGATTCCGGACCCCGGCGCGAGCCCCTGGATTCTGGACGCCCTGCGCGAGAGCGACGGCGGCGCGGTGGCCACCCCCGACGAGGACATCCTCGACAGCGCCGTCGCCGTGGCCACCAACGAGGGCATCGAGATGGGCGCGACCGCCGCGGCGGCCGCCAGCGGCGCGTGGGAACTCGCCCGGCGCGGCGAGTTCGGAGAAGACGACACCGTCGTCCTGCTGAACACCGGCGCGGGCAACAAGGACGACGACGTGCTCCGCAGCCACCTGATGGGCAAAGGAATCTGA